One Denticeps clupeoides chromosome 12, fDenClu1.1, whole genome shotgun sequence genomic window carries:
- the stx16 gene encoding syntaxin-16 isoform X2: MATRRLTDAFLLMRNNAIQNRQILAEQEFDELADDRMALVSGISLDPEAAIGVTKRLSPKWVEGVDEIQYEITRIRQKMKDLASLHDKHMNRPTLDDSSEEEHAIEITTQEITQMFHRCQRSVTGLQSRCARCTAQEERLLRNVVSSLAQSLQELSTNFRHTQSNYLKRMKNREERSKHFFDSGPLMEEDEDIALYDRGFTEDQLVMVEQNTVMVEQREKEIRQIVQSISDLNEIFRDLAGMVVEQGTVLDRIDFNVEQACVKTEDGLKQLQKAEQYQKKNRKMLVILILFVIVVVLILILFATKFK, encoded by the exons ATGGCAACTAGGCGCCTGACCGATGCTTTCCTATTAATGCGGAACAATGCGATCCAAAACCGGCAGATTTTGGCCGAGCAA GAATTTGATGAG CTGGCAGATGATCGCATGGCTCTGGTGTCTGGCATTAGTCTGGACCCAGAAGCTGCCATCGGAGTCACTAAGAGACTGTCCCCAAAGTGGGTAGAAGGGGTAGATGAG atccaaTATGAGATCACACGGATCCGTCAGAAAATGAAAGACCTTGCCAGTCTTCATGATAAACACATGAACCGGCCCACACTGGATGACAGCAGTGAAGAAGAGCATGCCATTGAAATCACTACGCAGGAAATCACGCAG ATGTTCCACAGGTGTCAGCGCTCTGTGACGGGGCTCCAATCACGTTGCGCCCGCTGCACGGCACAGGAAGAGCGGTTGCTACGCAATGTGGTCTCCTCTCTGGCCCAGAGCCTGCAGGAGCTCTCCACCAACTTCAGGCACACACAATCCAATTACCTGAAAC GTATGAAGAACCGGGAAGAAAGATCAAAGCACTTTTTTGACTCTGGTCCTCTTatggaggaggatgaagatatTGCACTGTATGACCGG ggtTTTACCGAAGACCAGCTTGTCATGGTTGAGCAAAACACTGTGATGGTGGAGCAGCGAGAGAAGGAAATCCGCCAGATTGTTCAGTCCATCTCTGACTTGAATGAGATTTTTCGTGACCTTGCAGGAATGGTTGTGGAACAG GGCACAGTGCTAGACAGAATTGACTTCAATGTGGAGCAAGCATGTGTCAAAACAGAGGATGGACTAAAACAACTACAAAAG GCGGAACAGTATCAGAAGAAAAACCGAAAGATGCTGGTCATTTTAATCCTGTTTGTGATAGTTGTTGTTCTAATTCTAATATTGTTCGCGACAAAGTTTAAGTGA
- the mbd1b gene encoding methyl-CpG-binding domain protein 1b isoform X2 yields the protein MNGGLQNDGGSVGDRPGRNDTEKGTVEPLVDKRVESAAGSTTGAEGCGKEVPGSSDSLIDSSNAPEEDPEPASGPDRAEKKADEPPEDWLEPLEDDYDDIDDTNDTKSWDLDLPSGDWHTNGNKEEMESLAGESERSGSVAGSERNYARRGGRGRCRRGRKSQMADEEWEEWPVLGKGWKRKEVLRRSGNSVGQSDTYYMSPSGARVRSRIELVKYLAGSLDLGTFDFKTGIFTTQLWQRRKRSKHPKMDWSPSTDHGLSDESSLPHDDRSYSPEGHHKLTSAQNHKNFEHLLSSSVRSGASTPGIHSNFTLLTGPQIHPLLAPLSPTPGPDQSVPVVHHAEAARQRPILPTVRQKAGTTIGCTCTKCGQVFTATNLEDNTVCRTCRATRLDNRNIVFRKWIPCGQCKACLITEDCKSCASCRNSQISQKPVRCRKRKCLCPIRKTRPSEAYALPPTSYTGLETRLPEMQSAANNVKCSDSEDVQAPLEDDCGDDSDDSYDGFDEDDFDFDFEGGIMKRKRRSCGKCEGCNMMRDCGTCDFCIDKPKFGGSNKKRQKCRLRQCQRQAMRHLLPFQSEILTQEGRIRPRHIFTYGRKRIAGRSQFRSQEKLDFEFSDAENEESVRTKGAARQPGELHSPARYTTSNSGRINMIKENMLSEKHSEAISATSLEAKNRLSNFGPIAGDVEKRLGLREEKKPQLTNVQPHNGEEEDSIPMITQIYSLADDEETMKGIDLDHDLLRLLESLRTAMLPVLWFALMARGPRLQLLQCSKLSTMADTVVHIEPSYTYQITVQGQPLIPTHPLYVDHPTHLASVAEVVTLLQDLEKYSVCQGLKSQATHHLNEPLVHERAATCDFLVPRSKERCAKCCNPTEK from the exons ATGAATGGAGGACTGCAGAACGACGGCGGGTCTGTGGGCGACCGTCCCGGGCGGAATGATACAGAGAAAGGGACTGTGGAGCCCTTGGTGGACAAGCGTGTCGAAAGCGCTGCTGGCAGCACCACAGGAGCTGAGGGTTGTGGCAAGGAAGTCCCGGGAAGCTCGGACTCTCTGATTGACTCCAGCAATGCCCCAGAAGAAGACCCGGAGCCCGCTTCTGGACCCGATCGGGCCGAAAAGAAAGCGGATGAACCCCCTGAGGACTGGCTGGAGCCTTTAGAGGATGACTACGACGATATCGATGATACCAATGACACTAAAAGCTGGGACCTGGATCTTCCCTCGGGAGATTGGCATACTAACGGCAACAAGGAGGAAATGGAGAGTTTGGCAGGAGAAAGCGAAAGGAGCGGGAGTGTAGCAGGCAGCGAGAGGAACTACGCAAGGAGAGGCGGCAGGGGAAGGTG CCGCAGAGGCCGGAAAAGTCAAATGGCAGACGAAGAGTGGGAAGAATGGCCCGTGCTGGGGAAAGGCTGGAAACGCAAGGAGGTGTTGCGGCGCTCTGGTAACAGTGTTGGCCAAAGTGACACTTACTACATGAG TCCCTCTGGTGCACGAGTAAGAAGCCGGATCGAGCTTGTGAAATATTTGGCAGGATCACTTGACCTGGGAACATTTGACTTTAAAACTGGGATTTTCACCACGCAGCTCTGGCAGAGAAGGAAAAGATCAAAG CATCCGAAAATGGACTGGTCTCCATCCACAGACCACGGGTTGTCGGACGAATCAAGTCTTCCCCATGACGACAGATCGTACAGTCCAGAAGGCCATCATAAACTGACGTCTGCCCAAAATCACAAGAACTTTGAGCACCTCTTGTCCTCTTCAGTACGGAGTGGTGCAAGTACTCCTGGGATACATAGCAATTTCACACTCCTCACAGGACCCCAGATACATCCCTTGCTTGCCCCTCTGAGCCCAACCCCTGGTCCTGACCAAAGTGTCCCTGTTGTCCACCATGCTGAAGCTGCCAGGCAACGTCCAATTCTGCCTACTGTCAGGCAGAAAGCAGGTACCACCATTGGCTG CACCTGCACTAAATGTGGCCAAGTTTTTACAGCTACTAACTTGGAGGACAATACAGTATGCCGTACATGCAGGG CTACAAGACTTGATAACCGAAATATTGTGTTCAGAAAG TGGATACCGTGTGGTCAGTGCAAAGCCTGCTTGATCACAGAAGACTGTAAATCATGTGCCAGCTGCAGAAATAGCCAGATATCCCAAAAACCAGTCCGTTGTCGCAAGCGAAAGTGTCTTTGTCCAATTCGTAAG ACCAGACCTTCTGAGGCGTATGCATTGCCACCAACATCGTACACG GGGCTGGAGACCCGTTtaccagagatgcagtcagctGCAAATAATGTTAAG TGCAGTGACTCAGAAGATGTTCAAGCTCCTCTGGAGGATGATTGTGGTGATGATTCTGATGATTCTTATGATGGTTTCGATGAGgatgactttgactttgactttgag ggtGGGATAATGAAACGCAAGCGTCGCTCCTGTGGGAAGTGTGAAGGCTGCAATATGATGAGAGACTGTGGCACTTGTGATTTCTGCATTGACAAGCCCAAGTTTGGAGGCAGTAACAAGAAGAGACAGAAATGCCGTCTTCGTCAGTGTCAGAGACAGGCAATG AGACACTTGTTGCCCTTTCAGTCTGAGATCCTGACACAGGAGGGCAGGATCAGACCCAGACACATCTTCACTTACGGTCGCAAGAGGATCGCCGGAAGGAGTCAGTTCAGAAGCCAGGAAAAATTGGACTTTGAGTTCTCAGATGCTGAGAACGAGGAGAGCGTAAGAACCAAGGGAGCAGCTAGACAACCAGGGGAGTTGCATAGTCCTGCCCGATAT ACTACATCCAACAGTGGAAGGATAAATATGATCAAAGAGAACATGCTTTCTGAAAAGCATTCTGAAGCCATCAGTGCCACTTCTTTG GAAGCAAAAAACAGGCTCAGTAATTTTGGACCTATCGCTGGAGATGTGGAGAAGAGGCTGGGTTTGAGGGAAGAAAAGAAACCACAACTGACTAATGTGCAGCCCCATAATGGAGAGGAAGAAGACAGCATCCCCATG ATCACGCAGATATACAGTCTGGCTGACGATGAGGAGACTATGAAGGGGATCGACCTCGACCATGACCTTTTGCGGTTGCTGGAGTCATTACGGACGGCCATGCTGCCTGTGCTCTGGTTCGCGCTGATGGCGCGGGGACCGCGGCTGCAGCTTCTGCAGTGCTCCAAGCTTTCCACCATGGCCGACACAGTGGTGCATATTGAGCCCAGCTACACCTATCAGATCACCGTGCAGGGACAGCCTCTCATTCCCACACATCCTTTATACGTGGACCACCCGACACACCTGGCCTCTGTGGCCGAGGTGGTGACACTGCTCCAGGATCTGGAGAAATACTCTGTGTGTCAAGGTCTGAAATCCCAGGCAACTCACCACTTAAACGAGCCCCTTGTTCACGAGCGGGCCGCCACCTGTGATTTCCTGGTGCCAAGGAGCAAGGAGCGCTGCGCCAAGTGTTGTAATCCCACTGAGAAGTAA
- the mbd1b gene encoding methyl-CpG-binding domain protein 1b isoform X1 — translation MNGGLQNDGGSVGDRPGRNDTEKGTVEPLVDKRVESAAGSTTGAEGCGKEVPGSSDSLIDSSNAPEEDPEPASGPDRAEKKADEPPEDWLEPLEDDYDDIDDTNDTKSWDLDLPSGDWHTNGNKEEMESLAGESERSGSVAGSERNYARRGGRGRCRRGRKSQMADEEWEEWPVLGKGWKRKEVLRRSGNSVGQSDTYYMSPSGARVRSRIELVKYLAGSLDLGTFDFKTGIFTTQLWQRRKRSKHPKMDWSPSTDHGLSDESSLPHDDRSYSPEGHHKLTSAQNHKNFEHLLSSSVRSGASTPGIHSNFTLLTGPQIHPLLAPLSPTPGPDQSVPVVHHAEAARQRPILPTVRQKAGTTIGCTCTKCGQVFTATNLEDNTVCRTCRATRLDNRNIVFRKWIPCGQCKACLITEDCKSCASCRNSQISQKPVRCRKRKCLCPIRKTRPSEAYALPPTSYTGLETRLPEMQSAANNVKRNSLSQCSDSEDVQAPLEDDCGDDSDDSYDGFDEDDFDFDFEGGIMKRKRRSCGKCEGCNMMRDCGTCDFCIDKPKFGGSNKKRQKCRLRQCQRQAMRHLLPFQSEILTQEGRIRPRHIFTYGRKRIAGRSQFRSQEKLDFEFSDAENEESVRTKGAARQPGELHSPARYTTSNSGRINMIKENMLSEKHSEAISATSLEAKNRLSNFGPIAGDVEKRLGLREEKKPQLTNVQPHNGEEEDSIPMITQIYSLADDEETMKGIDLDHDLLRLLESLRTAMLPVLWFALMARGPRLQLLQCSKLSTMADTVVHIEPSYTYQITVQGQPLIPTHPLYVDHPTHLASVAEVVTLLQDLEKYSVCQGLKSQATHHLNEPLVHERAATCDFLVPRSKERCAKCCNPTEK, via the exons ATGAATGGAGGACTGCAGAACGACGGCGGGTCTGTGGGCGACCGTCCCGGGCGGAATGATACAGAGAAAGGGACTGTGGAGCCCTTGGTGGACAAGCGTGTCGAAAGCGCTGCTGGCAGCACCACAGGAGCTGAGGGTTGTGGCAAGGAAGTCCCGGGAAGCTCGGACTCTCTGATTGACTCCAGCAATGCCCCAGAAGAAGACCCGGAGCCCGCTTCTGGACCCGATCGGGCCGAAAAGAAAGCGGATGAACCCCCTGAGGACTGGCTGGAGCCTTTAGAGGATGACTACGACGATATCGATGATACCAATGACACTAAAAGCTGGGACCTGGATCTTCCCTCGGGAGATTGGCATACTAACGGCAACAAGGAGGAAATGGAGAGTTTGGCAGGAGAAAGCGAAAGGAGCGGGAGTGTAGCAGGCAGCGAGAGGAACTACGCAAGGAGAGGCGGCAGGGGAAGGTG CCGCAGAGGCCGGAAAAGTCAAATGGCAGACGAAGAGTGGGAAGAATGGCCCGTGCTGGGGAAAGGCTGGAAACGCAAGGAGGTGTTGCGGCGCTCTGGTAACAGTGTTGGCCAAAGTGACACTTACTACATGAG TCCCTCTGGTGCACGAGTAAGAAGCCGGATCGAGCTTGTGAAATATTTGGCAGGATCACTTGACCTGGGAACATTTGACTTTAAAACTGGGATTTTCACCACGCAGCTCTGGCAGAGAAGGAAAAGATCAAAG CATCCGAAAATGGACTGGTCTCCATCCACAGACCACGGGTTGTCGGACGAATCAAGTCTTCCCCATGACGACAGATCGTACAGTCCAGAAGGCCATCATAAACTGACGTCTGCCCAAAATCACAAGAACTTTGAGCACCTCTTGTCCTCTTCAGTACGGAGTGGTGCAAGTACTCCTGGGATACATAGCAATTTCACACTCCTCACAGGACCCCAGATACATCCCTTGCTTGCCCCTCTGAGCCCAACCCCTGGTCCTGACCAAAGTGTCCCTGTTGTCCACCATGCTGAAGCTGCCAGGCAACGTCCAATTCTGCCTACTGTCAGGCAGAAAGCAGGTACCACCATTGGCTG CACCTGCACTAAATGTGGCCAAGTTTTTACAGCTACTAACTTGGAGGACAATACAGTATGCCGTACATGCAGGG CTACAAGACTTGATAACCGAAATATTGTGTTCAGAAAG TGGATACCGTGTGGTCAGTGCAAAGCCTGCTTGATCACAGAAGACTGTAAATCATGTGCCAGCTGCAGAAATAGCCAGATATCCCAAAAACCAGTCCGTTGTCGCAAGCGAAAGTGTCTTTGTCCAATTCGTAAG ACCAGACCTTCTGAGGCGTATGCATTGCCACCAACATCGTACACG GGGCTGGAGACCCGTTtaccagagatgcagtcagctGCAAATAATGTTAAG CGTAATTCATTATCTCAGTGCAGTGACTCAGAAGATGTTCAAGCTCCTCTGGAGGATGATTGTGGTGATGATTCTGATGATTCTTATGATGGTTTCGATGAGgatgactttgactttgactttgag ggtGGGATAATGAAACGCAAGCGTCGCTCCTGTGGGAAGTGTGAAGGCTGCAATATGATGAGAGACTGTGGCACTTGTGATTTCTGCATTGACAAGCCCAAGTTTGGAGGCAGTAACAAGAAGAGACAGAAATGCCGTCTTCGTCAGTGTCAGAGACAGGCAATG AGACACTTGTTGCCCTTTCAGTCTGAGATCCTGACACAGGAGGGCAGGATCAGACCCAGACACATCTTCACTTACGGTCGCAAGAGGATCGCCGGAAGGAGTCAGTTCAGAAGCCAGGAAAAATTGGACTTTGAGTTCTCAGATGCTGAGAACGAGGAGAGCGTAAGAACCAAGGGAGCAGCTAGACAACCAGGGGAGTTGCATAGTCCTGCCCGATAT ACTACATCCAACAGTGGAAGGATAAATATGATCAAAGAGAACATGCTTTCTGAAAAGCATTCTGAAGCCATCAGTGCCACTTCTTTG GAAGCAAAAAACAGGCTCAGTAATTTTGGACCTATCGCTGGAGATGTGGAGAAGAGGCTGGGTTTGAGGGAAGAAAAGAAACCACAACTGACTAATGTGCAGCCCCATAATGGAGAGGAAGAAGACAGCATCCCCATG ATCACGCAGATATACAGTCTGGCTGACGATGAGGAGACTATGAAGGGGATCGACCTCGACCATGACCTTTTGCGGTTGCTGGAGTCATTACGGACGGCCATGCTGCCTGTGCTCTGGTTCGCGCTGATGGCGCGGGGACCGCGGCTGCAGCTTCTGCAGTGCTCCAAGCTTTCCACCATGGCCGACACAGTGGTGCATATTGAGCCCAGCTACACCTATCAGATCACCGTGCAGGGACAGCCTCTCATTCCCACACATCCTTTATACGTGGACCACCCGACACACCTGGCCTCTGTGGCCGAGGTGGTGACACTGCTCCAGGATCTGGAGAAATACTCTGTGTGTCAAGGTCTGAAATCCCAGGCAACTCACCACTTAAACGAGCCCCTTGTTCACGAGCGGGCCGCCACCTGTGATTTCCTGGTGCCAAGGAGCAAGGAGCGCTGCGCCAAGTGTTGTAATCCCACTGAGAAGTAA
- the mbd1b gene encoding methyl-CpG-binding domain protein 1b isoform X3: MNGGLQNDGGSVGDRPGRNDTEKGTVEPLVDKRVESAAGSTTGAEGCGKEVPGSSDSLIDSSNAPEEDPEPASGPDRAEKKADEPPEDWLEPLEDDYDDIDDTNDTKSWDLDLPSGDWHTNGNKEEMESLAGESERSGSVAGSERNYARRGGRGRCRRGRKSQMADEEWEEWPVLGKGWKRKEVLRRSGNSVGQSDTYYMSPSGARVRSRIELVKYLAGSLDLGTFDFKTGIFTTQLWQRRKRSKHPKMDWSPSTDHGLSDESSLPHDDRSYSPEGHHKLTSAQNHKNFEHLLSSSVRSGASTPGIHSNFTLLTGPQIHPLLAPLSPTPGPDQSVPVVHHAEAARQRPILPTVRQKAGTTIGCTCTKCGQVFTATNLEDNTVCRTCRATRLDNRNIVFRKWIPCGQCKACLITEDCKSCASCRNSQISQKPVRCRKRKCLCPIRKTRPSEAYALPPTSYTGLETRLPEMQSAANNVKRNSLSQCSDSEDVQAPLEDDCGDDSDDSYDGFDEDDFDFDFEGGIMKRKRRSCGKCEGCNMMRDCGTCDFCIDKPKFGGSNKKRQKCRLRQCQRQAMSEILTQEGRIRPRHIFTYGRKRIAGRSQFRSQEKLDFEFSDAENEESVRTKGAARQPGELHSPARYTTSNSGRINMIKENMLSEKHSEAISATSLEAKNRLSNFGPIAGDVEKRLGLREEKKPQLTNVQPHNGEEEDSIPMITQIYSLADDEETMKGIDLDHDLLRLLESLRTAMLPVLWFALMARGPRLQLLQCSKLSTMADTVVHIEPSYTYQITVQGQPLIPTHPLYVDHPTHLASVAEVVTLLQDLEKYSVCQGLKSQATHHLNEPLVHERAATCDFLVPRSKERCAKCCNPTEK; the protein is encoded by the exons ATGAATGGAGGACTGCAGAACGACGGCGGGTCTGTGGGCGACCGTCCCGGGCGGAATGATACAGAGAAAGGGACTGTGGAGCCCTTGGTGGACAAGCGTGTCGAAAGCGCTGCTGGCAGCACCACAGGAGCTGAGGGTTGTGGCAAGGAAGTCCCGGGAAGCTCGGACTCTCTGATTGACTCCAGCAATGCCCCAGAAGAAGACCCGGAGCCCGCTTCTGGACCCGATCGGGCCGAAAAGAAAGCGGATGAACCCCCTGAGGACTGGCTGGAGCCTTTAGAGGATGACTACGACGATATCGATGATACCAATGACACTAAAAGCTGGGACCTGGATCTTCCCTCGGGAGATTGGCATACTAACGGCAACAAGGAGGAAATGGAGAGTTTGGCAGGAGAAAGCGAAAGGAGCGGGAGTGTAGCAGGCAGCGAGAGGAACTACGCAAGGAGAGGCGGCAGGGGAAGGTG CCGCAGAGGCCGGAAAAGTCAAATGGCAGACGAAGAGTGGGAAGAATGGCCCGTGCTGGGGAAAGGCTGGAAACGCAAGGAGGTGTTGCGGCGCTCTGGTAACAGTGTTGGCCAAAGTGACACTTACTACATGAG TCCCTCTGGTGCACGAGTAAGAAGCCGGATCGAGCTTGTGAAATATTTGGCAGGATCACTTGACCTGGGAACATTTGACTTTAAAACTGGGATTTTCACCACGCAGCTCTGGCAGAGAAGGAAAAGATCAAAG CATCCGAAAATGGACTGGTCTCCATCCACAGACCACGGGTTGTCGGACGAATCAAGTCTTCCCCATGACGACAGATCGTACAGTCCAGAAGGCCATCATAAACTGACGTCTGCCCAAAATCACAAGAACTTTGAGCACCTCTTGTCCTCTTCAGTACGGAGTGGTGCAAGTACTCCTGGGATACATAGCAATTTCACACTCCTCACAGGACCCCAGATACATCCCTTGCTTGCCCCTCTGAGCCCAACCCCTGGTCCTGACCAAAGTGTCCCTGTTGTCCACCATGCTGAAGCTGCCAGGCAACGTCCAATTCTGCCTACTGTCAGGCAGAAAGCAGGTACCACCATTGGCTG CACCTGCACTAAATGTGGCCAAGTTTTTACAGCTACTAACTTGGAGGACAATACAGTATGCCGTACATGCAGGG CTACAAGACTTGATAACCGAAATATTGTGTTCAGAAAG TGGATACCGTGTGGTCAGTGCAAAGCCTGCTTGATCACAGAAGACTGTAAATCATGTGCCAGCTGCAGAAATAGCCAGATATCCCAAAAACCAGTCCGTTGTCGCAAGCGAAAGTGTCTTTGTCCAATTCGTAAG ACCAGACCTTCTGAGGCGTATGCATTGCCACCAACATCGTACACG GGGCTGGAGACCCGTTtaccagagatgcagtcagctGCAAATAATGTTAAG CGTAATTCATTATCTCAGTGCAGTGACTCAGAAGATGTTCAAGCTCCTCTGGAGGATGATTGTGGTGATGATTCTGATGATTCTTATGATGGTTTCGATGAGgatgactttgactttgactttgag ggtGGGATAATGAAACGCAAGCGTCGCTCCTGTGGGAAGTGTGAAGGCTGCAATATGATGAGAGACTGTGGCACTTGTGATTTCTGCATTGACAAGCCCAAGTTTGGAGGCAGTAACAAGAAGAGACAGAAATGCCGTCTTCGTCAGTGTCAGAGACAGGCAATG TCTGAGATCCTGACACAGGAGGGCAGGATCAGACCCAGACACATCTTCACTTACGGTCGCAAGAGGATCGCCGGAAGGAGTCAGTTCAGAAGCCAGGAAAAATTGGACTTTGAGTTCTCAGATGCTGAGAACGAGGAGAGCGTAAGAACCAAGGGAGCAGCTAGACAACCAGGGGAGTTGCATAGTCCTGCCCGATAT ACTACATCCAACAGTGGAAGGATAAATATGATCAAAGAGAACATGCTTTCTGAAAAGCATTCTGAAGCCATCAGTGCCACTTCTTTG GAAGCAAAAAACAGGCTCAGTAATTTTGGACCTATCGCTGGAGATGTGGAGAAGAGGCTGGGTTTGAGGGAAGAAAAGAAACCACAACTGACTAATGTGCAGCCCCATAATGGAGAGGAAGAAGACAGCATCCCCATG ATCACGCAGATATACAGTCTGGCTGACGATGAGGAGACTATGAAGGGGATCGACCTCGACCATGACCTTTTGCGGTTGCTGGAGTCATTACGGACGGCCATGCTGCCTGTGCTCTGGTTCGCGCTGATGGCGCGGGGACCGCGGCTGCAGCTTCTGCAGTGCTCCAAGCTTTCCACCATGGCCGACACAGTGGTGCATATTGAGCCCAGCTACACCTATCAGATCACCGTGCAGGGACAGCCTCTCATTCCCACACATCCTTTATACGTGGACCACCCGACACACCTGGCCTCTGTGGCCGAGGTGGTGACACTGCTCCAGGATCTGGAGAAATACTCTGTGTGTCAAGGTCTGAAATCCCAGGCAACTCACCACTTAAACGAGCCCCTTGTTCACGAGCGGGCCGCCACCTGTGATTTCCTGGTGCCAAGGAGCAAGGAGCGCTGCGCCAAGTGTTGTAATCCCACTGAGAAGTAA
- the stx16 gene encoding syntaxin-16 isoform X1, translating into MATRRLTDAFLLMRNNAIQNRQILAEQVSTYEPRRTLSTRSNAAEFDELADDRMALVSGISLDPEAAIGVTKRLSPKWVEGVDEIQYEITRIRQKMKDLASLHDKHMNRPTLDDSSEEEHAIEITTQEITQMFHRCQRSVTGLQSRCARCTAQEERLLRNVVSSLAQSLQELSTNFRHTQSNYLKRMKNREERSKHFFDSGPLMEEDEDIALYDRGFTEDQLVMVEQNTVMVEQREKEIRQIVQSISDLNEIFRDLAGMVVEQGTVLDRIDFNVEQACVKTEDGLKQLQKAEQYQKKNRKMLVILILFVIVVVLILILFATKFK; encoded by the exons ATGGCAACTAGGCGCCTGACCGATGCTTTCCTATTAATGCGGAACAATGCGATCCAAAACCGGCAGATTTTGGCCGAGCAAGTGAGTACATACGAACCCCGTCGTACCCTGAGCACACGTAGCAATGCTGCG GAATTTGATGAG CTGGCAGATGATCGCATGGCTCTGGTGTCTGGCATTAGTCTGGACCCAGAAGCTGCCATCGGAGTCACTAAGAGACTGTCCCCAAAGTGGGTAGAAGGGGTAGATGAG atccaaTATGAGATCACACGGATCCGTCAGAAAATGAAAGACCTTGCCAGTCTTCATGATAAACACATGAACCGGCCCACACTGGATGACAGCAGTGAAGAAGAGCATGCCATTGAAATCACTACGCAGGAAATCACGCAG ATGTTCCACAGGTGTCAGCGCTCTGTGACGGGGCTCCAATCACGTTGCGCCCGCTGCACGGCACAGGAAGAGCGGTTGCTACGCAATGTGGTCTCCTCTCTGGCCCAGAGCCTGCAGGAGCTCTCCACCAACTTCAGGCACACACAATCCAATTACCTGAAAC GTATGAAGAACCGGGAAGAAAGATCAAAGCACTTTTTTGACTCTGGTCCTCTTatggaggaggatgaagatatTGCACTGTATGACCGG ggtTTTACCGAAGACCAGCTTGTCATGGTTGAGCAAAACACTGTGATGGTGGAGCAGCGAGAGAAGGAAATCCGCCAGATTGTTCAGTCCATCTCTGACTTGAATGAGATTTTTCGTGACCTTGCAGGAATGGTTGTGGAACAG GGCACAGTGCTAGACAGAATTGACTTCAATGTGGAGCAAGCATGTGTCAAAACAGAGGATGGACTAAAACAACTACAAAAG GCGGAACAGTATCAGAAGAAAAACCGAAAGATGCTGGTCATTTTAATCCTGTTTGTGATAGTTGTTGTTCTAATTCTAATATTGTTCGCGACAAAGTTTAAGTGA
- the stx16 gene encoding syntaxin-16 isoform X3 produces MATRRLTDAFLLMRNNAIQNRQILAEQLADDRMALVSGISLDPEAAIGVTKRLSPKWVEGVDEIQYEITRIRQKMKDLASLHDKHMNRPTLDDSSEEEHAIEITTQEITQMFHRCQRSVTGLQSRCARCTAQEERLLRNVVSSLAQSLQELSTNFRHTQSNYLKRMKNREERSKHFFDSGPLMEEDEDIALYDRGFTEDQLVMVEQNTVMVEQREKEIRQIVQSISDLNEIFRDLAGMVVEQGTVLDRIDFNVEQACVKTEDGLKQLQKAEQYQKKNRKMLVILILFVIVVVLILILFATKFK; encoded by the exons ATGGCAACTAGGCGCCTGACCGATGCTTTCCTATTAATGCGGAACAATGCGATCCAAAACCGGCAGATTTTGGCCGAGCAA CTGGCAGATGATCGCATGGCTCTGGTGTCTGGCATTAGTCTGGACCCAGAAGCTGCCATCGGAGTCACTAAGAGACTGTCCCCAAAGTGGGTAGAAGGGGTAGATGAG atccaaTATGAGATCACACGGATCCGTCAGAAAATGAAAGACCTTGCCAGTCTTCATGATAAACACATGAACCGGCCCACACTGGATGACAGCAGTGAAGAAGAGCATGCCATTGAAATCACTACGCAGGAAATCACGCAG ATGTTCCACAGGTGTCAGCGCTCTGTGACGGGGCTCCAATCACGTTGCGCCCGCTGCACGGCACAGGAAGAGCGGTTGCTACGCAATGTGGTCTCCTCTCTGGCCCAGAGCCTGCAGGAGCTCTCCACCAACTTCAGGCACACACAATCCAATTACCTGAAAC GTATGAAGAACCGGGAAGAAAGATCAAAGCACTTTTTTGACTCTGGTCCTCTTatggaggaggatgaagatatTGCACTGTATGACCGG ggtTTTACCGAAGACCAGCTTGTCATGGTTGAGCAAAACACTGTGATGGTGGAGCAGCGAGAGAAGGAAATCCGCCAGATTGTTCAGTCCATCTCTGACTTGAATGAGATTTTTCGTGACCTTGCAGGAATGGTTGTGGAACAG GGCACAGTGCTAGACAGAATTGACTTCAATGTGGAGCAAGCATGTGTCAAAACAGAGGATGGACTAAAACAACTACAAAAG GCGGAACAGTATCAGAAGAAAAACCGAAAGATGCTGGTCATTTTAATCCTGTTTGTGATAGTTGTTGTTCTAATTCTAATATTGTTCGCGACAAAGTTTAAGTGA